One window of the Allorhizobium ampelinum S4 genome contains the following:
- a CDS encoding M48 family metallopeptidase: MFPLFLRSPTKVAKKPKVPESRELLVAGRPVPLAIRENLRATRITLRIEPGGRGLKMTIPKGVRQGDVNDFIERHRGWLESKLARFSDDTKVRAGGVISLRGVAHRIEHTGQLRGVTQVQMENGEPVIRISGLPEHAGRRLSAFLKKEARLDLERLVAIHTGRLGKPSKSLALKDTRSRWGSCSWDGNLSFSWRIVMAPPSVIDYLAAHEVAHLKEMNHGPQFWALCKRLCPGMDEAKSWLKRHGSELHALDFD; encoded by the coding sequence ATGTTTCCCTTGTTTTTGCGAAGCCCGACCAAAGTGGCAAAAAAGCCGAAAGTGCCAGAGAGCCGTGAGCTGTTGGTGGCTGGCCGACCTGTGCCGCTTGCCATTCGCGAAAACCTGCGCGCCACCCGCATTACCCTGCGGATCGAGCCCGGTGGCCGGGGCCTGAAAATGACCATTCCCAAAGGGGTGCGCCAAGGCGACGTCAACGATTTTATCGAACGGCATCGCGGCTGGCTGGAAAGCAAGCTGGCTCGCTTTTCCGATGATACGAAAGTCAGGGCAGGGGGCGTGATTTCGCTGCGCGGTGTTGCGCATCGTATCGAGCATACCGGCCAGCTGCGCGGCGTGACCCAAGTGCAGATGGAAAATGGCGAGCCGGTGATCCGCATCAGCGGCCTGCCGGAACACGCCGGTCGTCGGTTGTCGGCTTTTCTGAAAAAGGAAGCGCGGCTTGATCTTGAGCGGCTGGTCGCCATCCATACCGGGCGACTTGGAAAACCGTCAAAGAGCCTGGCGCTGAAGGACACGCGCAGCCGTTGGGGCTCTTGCTCCTGGGATGGCAATTTAAGTTTTTCCTGGCGGATCGTCATGGCGCCACCCTCGGTGATCGATTACCTTGCCGCTCATGAGGTGGCGCATTTGAAGGAAATGAACCACGGCCCGCAATTCTGGGCGCTGTGCAAACGTCTCTGCCCCGGCATGGACGAGGCCAAGAGCTGGTTGAAGCGGCATGGATCGGAACTGCATGCCCTCGATTTTGACTGA
- a CDS encoding polyhydroxyalkanoate depolymerase, producing the protein MFYQLYEMNHAAMAPLRATADAMRLAFRNPLNPLTHTVIGRTMAAGFEVIERNTRRYGKPEFGLPTTVIDGSPVKITEEVTWSKPFCNLIHFNRSLTQPRSNDPKILIVAPMSGHYATLLRGTVEALLPSADVYITDWIDARMVPMTDGTFDFDDYVDYVIEILHHLGPNTNLVAVCQPSVPVLAAVARMEAENDEFVPSSMTLMGGPIDTRINPTAVNELAKNKPIEWFEENVIMNVPWPQPGFLRPVYPGFLQLSGFMSMNLDRHMIAQKDFYVHLVKNNGDSAEKHREFYDEYLSVMDLTAEFYLQTVEAVFMRHSLPKGELMHRGKPVDCGAIRNVALLTVEGENDDISGVGQTKAAQTLCTNLADDKRMHYMQPDVGHYGVFTGSRFRREIAPRIVAFAKQHSNQPTSAVKRATMVKRVIKGGKST; encoded by the coding sequence ATGTTTTATCAACTGTATGAAATGAATCACGCAGCCATGGCTCCTTTGCGGGCCACGGCAGATGCCATGCGTCTAGCCTTCCGCAATCCGCTGAACCCGCTGACTCACACCGTTATCGGCCGGACAATGGCCGCAGGCTTCGAGGTGATCGAGCGCAACACGCGGCGCTATGGCAAGCCCGAATTCGGTCTTCCGACCACGGTGATCGACGGATCGCCTGTGAAGATCACCGAGGAAGTCACGTGGTCCAAGCCGTTCTGCAATCTCATTCATTTCAACCGGAGCCTGACCCAGCCCCGGAGTAACGACCCGAAAATCCTGATCGTCGCGCCGATGTCAGGCCATTACGCCACCTTGTTGCGCGGCACTGTTGAGGCCTTGCTGCCCAGTGCCGATGTTTATATTACCGACTGGATCGATGCCCGCATGGTGCCGATGACGGACGGAACGTTCGACTTCGATGACTATGTCGATTACGTGATCGAGATCCTGCATCATCTCGGCCCCAACACCAATCTCGTCGCCGTCTGCCAGCCCTCCGTTCCCGTGCTGGCTGCCGTGGCCCGGATGGAGGCCGAAAACGATGAATTCGTGCCATCCTCGATGACATTGATGGGTGGCCCGATCGATACGCGCATCAATCCGACAGCCGTTAATGAGCTGGCCAAGAACAAGCCGATTGAGTGGTTTGAGGAAAACGTCATCATGAACGTTCCTTGGCCACAGCCGGGCTTCCTGCGGCCCGTCTATCCGGGCTTCCTTCAGCTTTCAGGATTCATGTCGATGAATCTTGATCGGCATATGATTGCCCAGAAAGATTTCTATGTGCATCTGGTGAAGAACAACGGCGATTCCGCCGAAAAGCACCGGGAATTCTATGATGAATATCTGTCGGTCATGGACCTGACGGCTGAGTTCTATCTGCAAACGGTGGAAGCCGTGTTCATGCGGCATTCCCTGCCGAAGGGCGAGCTGATGCATCGTGGCAAACCGGTCGATTGCGGCGCCATCCGCAATGTGGCTCTTTTGACGGTCGAAGGCGAGAACGACGATATTTCCGGCGTCGGCCAGACAAAGGCGGCACAGACGCTCTGCACCAATCTCGCCGATGACAAGCGCATGCATTATATGCAGCCGGATGTCGGCCATTACGGCGTCTTCACTGGTTCTCGGTTCCGTCGGGAGATCGCACCGCGCATCGTTGCTTTTGCCAAGCAGCATTCCAATCAACCGACCTCGGCGGTAAAGCGGGCAACCATGGTAAAGCGCGTGATCAAGGGTGGAAAATCGACCTAA
- a CDS encoding murein transglycosylase A: MSGEATKFRLEPVGFDQLPGWDADDPSALLPAMADCLDYLTTVKPYRPGQLGLTAQDLVPLLEKAAALPRADGDALRHLLEVECQVFRIARTDGKAGFVTAFYEPDIEVSDHPDDLYRFPFYRRPDDLIDLDDQNRPENIDPSYVFGRKSEGGATYYPDRQAIDQGFLEGRGLEIAWAKSKVDVFFVHVQGAARLRYADGRVGRITYAAKAGHPFSGIGGLLLKRGEIPPEAMSMQAIRAWLASHPDQVDEVLWHNRSYIFFREAELGDLSRGPIAAAKVPLVAGRSLAVDRTIHTFGFPFFIHSQSLTSQDPTGVNSGKAFARLMLALDTGSAIVGPARGDIFTGSGDEAGNLAGAVRNDADFYILIPKQAAKRVESRFG; encoded by the coding sequence ATGAGTGGTGAAGCGACGAAGTTTCGGCTGGAGCCTGTTGGTTTCGACCAACTCCCCGGTTGGGACGCGGATGATCCCTCGGCGCTTTTGCCGGCCATGGCCGATTGCCTGGATTATCTCACCACGGTCAAGCCTTACCGGCCCGGCCAGTTGGGCTTGACCGCACAGGACCTTGTGCCGCTGCTTGAAAAGGCAGCGGCATTGCCACGAGCAGATGGCGACGCATTGCGCCACCTGCTGGAAGTCGAATGCCAGGTTTTTCGTATAGCACGCACGGATGGGAAGGCGGGTTTCGTTACGGCTTTTTACGAGCCCGACATCGAGGTTTCCGATCATCCTGACGATCTCTACCGCTTTCCTTTTTACCGCCGACCTGACGATTTGATCGATCTTGACGATCAAAACCGGCCTGAAAACATCGATCCGTCCTATGTGTTTGGACGCAAAAGCGAGGGCGGCGCGACTTATTATCCGGATCGTCAGGCCATCGACCAGGGCTTTCTAGAGGGACGCGGGCTGGAAATTGCCTGGGCGAAATCGAAAGTCGATGTGTTTTTCGTCCATGTCCAGGGTGCCGCACGGCTGCGTTATGCCGATGGGCGAGTTGGGCGGATTACCTATGCGGCCAAGGCGGGCCATCCTTTTTCCGGCATCGGGGGGCTTTTGCTGAAGCGGGGTGAAATTCCTCCCGAGGCGATGTCGATGCAGGCGATCCGCGCTTGGCTCGCGTCTCATCCCGATCAGGTCGATGAGGTCTTATGGCACAATCGGTCCTATATCTTTTTCCGTGAAGCTGAGCTCGGTGACCTGTCACGCGGTCCGATCGCCGCGGCGAAAGTACCGTTGGTGGCGGGTCGATCCCTGGCGGTGGACCGGACGATCCATACATTCGGCTTTCCGTTTTTCATTCATTCACAAAGCCTGACGTCACAAGATCCAACGGGAGTGAATAGCGGCAAGGCGTTTGCGCGATTGATGCTGGCGCTCGATACGGGGTCGGCGATTGTTGGACCGGCGCGCGGTGACATCTTTACCGGCTCTGGCGATGAAGCAGGAAATCTCGCTGGGGCGGTGCGCAATGACGCGGATTTCTATATCCTGATCCCGAAACAGGCCGCTAAAAGGGTCGAGTCGAGGTTTGGTTGA
- a CDS encoding FxsA family protein, which translates to MRLTALFLLLLPLMEIAGFVLVGQWLGVLPTLALVIGSSLLGLLVLRSQGISLAQRLRRPRSGDPERAAKGVLSGTAQMFGGLLLILPGFITDILGLLLLVPMVRSALWKIISPRLVFVQRGGRGAGWQQRPGGPTSSGPGPAKAEDIIDLDEKDYQRHNPNGSSPWTRLPGDESKG; encoded by the coding sequence ATGCGACTGACCGCCCTTTTCCTGTTGCTACTGCCTTTGATGGAGATCGCGGGCTTTGTCCTGGTCGGGCAATGGCTGGGTGTTCTGCCCACGCTGGCGCTGGTGATCGGCTCCAGTCTGCTCGGCCTCCTGGTGCTCCGCAGCCAGGGGATCAGCCTCGCCCAGCGCCTGCGCCGTCCACGTTCGGGCGATCCGGAACGAGCCGCCAAAGGCGTCCTGAGTGGCACGGCACAGATGTTCGGCGGACTATTGCTGATATTGCCGGGCTTCATCACGGATATTCTTGGCCTGCTGCTCCTGGTGCCAATGGTGCGCTCTGCGCTTTGGAAGATCATCAGCCCAAGACTTGTCTTCGTGCAGCGCGGCGGGCGGGGAGCTGGCTGGCAACAGCGGCCAGGCGGACCGACGTCATCAGGTCCAGGGCCGGCAAAAGCAGAGGACATCATCGATCTCGATGAAAAGGACTATCAAAGGCACAATCCCAACGGCTCCTCTCCCTGGACCCGGTTGCCAGGGGATGAGAGCAAGGGATGA
- the gyrB gene encoding DNA topoisomerase (ATP-hydrolyzing) subunit B, producing the protein MTETTDEANAASTAYGADSIKVLKGLDAVRKRPGMYIGDTDDGSGLHHMVYEVVDNAIDEALAGHADIVTVTLNADGSVTVTDNGRGIPTDIHTGEGISAAEVIMTQLHAGGKFDQNSYKVSGGLHGVGVSVVNALSVKLSMKIRRHGKVHEMSFTHGVADAPLAVTGDYQGRSGTEITFLPSTETFTQVEFDYGTLEHRLRELAFLNSGVRILLTDKRKSDIRQEEMLYDGGLEAFVRYLDRSKKPLVSNPVAIRGEKDGITVEVAMWWNDSYHENVLCFTNNIPQRDGGTHMAGFRGALTRQITSYADSSGITKKEKVTLQGEDCREGLSAVLSVKVPDPKFSSQTKDKLVSSEVRPVVESLVNEALSTWFEEHPTEAKILVGKVVEAAVAREAARKARELTRRKGALDIASLPGKLADCSERDPAKSELFLVEGDSAGGSAKQGRSRERQAILPLRGKILNVERARFDKMLSSQEIGTLITALGTSIGKDEFNADKLRYHKIIIMTDADVDGAHIRTLLLTFFFRQMPELIERGHLYIAQPPLYKVTRGKSIQYLKDEKALEEYLIGMGLDDASLKLGSGEVRAGQDLREVVQDALRLRSLIDGLHSRYNRNVVEQAAVVGALNHELTANRERAEQTAAEVAKRLDLIAEETERGWEGFVTEEGGLRFERMVRGVKEVAALDVALIGSADARHIDQLATRLNDIYGQPPVLTRKDGQQTISGPRNLLDAVFSFGRKGLSMQRYKGLGEMNAEQLWETTLDPNVRSLLQVRVNDATDADSLFSRLMGDEVEPRRDFIQENALNVANLDI; encoded by the coding sequence ATGACTGAAACAACCGATGAAGCAAATGCCGCCAGCACTGCCTATGGTGCTGACTCCATCAAGGTGCTGAAAGGCCTCGATGCTGTCCGCAAACGTCCCGGCATGTATATCGGTGATACGGATGATGGGTCCGGCCTGCATCATATGGTCTATGAAGTCGTCGATAACGCTATTGACGAGGCGCTTGCCGGTCATGCCGATATCGTCACGGTAACGCTGAACGCGGATGGATCAGTGACCGTGACCGACAATGGACGCGGTATTCCCACCGACATCCATACGGGCGAAGGCATTTCGGCTGCCGAAGTCATCATGACTCAGCTTCATGCCGGCGGTAAGTTCGACCAGAATTCCTACAAGGTCTCTGGCGGTCTGCACGGGGTTGGCGTTTCGGTTGTCAATGCGCTGTCCGTCAAGCTTTCCATGAAGATCCGCCGTCATGGCAAGGTTCATGAAATGAGCTTCACCCACGGCGTTGCCGATGCACCGTTGGCCGTGACGGGCGATTATCAAGGCCGCTCTGGTACTGAAATCACCTTTCTGCCCAGCACGGAAACCTTCACCCAGGTCGAGTTCGATTATGGAACGCTGGAGCATCGCCTTCGCGAGCTCGCCTTCCTTAATTCCGGTGTCCGCATTCTGCTGACCGACAAACGCAAGTCCGATATCCGCCAGGAAGAAATGCTGTATGATGGCGGCCTAGAAGCCTTCGTGCGCTATCTCGACCGCTCGAAAAAGCCGCTGGTCAGTAATCCAGTCGCCATTCGCGGCGAGAAGGATGGCATTACCGTCGAAGTCGCGATGTGGTGGAACGACAGCTATCATGAAAATGTACTGTGCTTCACCAACAACATTCCTCAGCGCGATGGCGGCACGCATATGGCCGGGTTCCGCGGCGCGCTGACCCGCCAGATTACCTCCTATGCCGACAGTTCCGGCATAACCAAGAAGGAAAAGGTCACCCTTCAGGGTGAAGACTGCCGTGAAGGCCTGTCGGCTGTTCTGTCCGTCAAAGTACCCGATCCGAAATTCTCGTCGCAGACCAAGGACAAGCTGGTTTCGTCGGAAGTGCGGCCTGTGGTCGAAAGCCTGGTCAACGAAGCGCTCAGCACTTGGTTCGAGGAACATCCGACCGAGGCGAAGATTCTGGTGGGCAAGGTGGTGGAAGCTGCCGTTGCCCGCGAAGCCGCCCGCAAAGCCCGCGAACTGACCCGCCGCAAAGGCGCACTGGATATTGCCTCGCTGCCCGGCAAGCTCGCCGACTGCTCTGAGCGTGATCCGGCCAAATCCGAACTCTTCCTCGTCGAAGGTGACTCGGCTGGTGGTTCCGCCAAGCAAGGCCGCTCGCGTGAGCGCCAGGCGATCCTGCCATTGCGCGGTAAGATCCTTAATGTGGAACGCGCCCGCTTCGACAAGATGTTGTCCAGCCAGGAAATCGGCACGCTGATTACCGCGCTCGGCACGTCGATCGGCAAGGACGAGTTCAATGCCGACAAGTTGCGCTATCACAAGATCATCATCATGACCGATGCTGACGTCGACGGCGCTCATATTCGCACATTGCTTCTGACCTTCTTCTTCCGCCAGATGCCGGAACTGATCGAGCGCGGCCATCTCTATATCGCCCAGCCGCCGCTCTATAAGGTTACACGCGGCAAATCCATTCAGTATCTGAAGGATGAAAAGGCGCTGGAAGAATATCTGATCGGCATGGGCCTGGACGATGCTTCGCTGAAGCTCGGCAGCGGCGAAGTGCGCGCTGGACAGGATCTGCGCGAAGTGGTGCAGGACGCGCTGCGCCTTCGCAGCCTGATCGATGGATTGCATTCGCGCTACAATCGCAATGTCGTGGAACAGGCCGCCGTCGTCGGTGCATTGAATCACGAACTGACCGCCAACCGGGAACGGGCCGAGCAGACGGCGGCGGAAGTCGCCAAGCGTCTCGACCTGATCGCCGAGGAAACCGAACGGGGCTGGGAAGGCTTCGTGACGGAAGAGGGCGGCTTGCGCTTCGAGCGCATGGTGCGTGGTGTCAAGGAAGTGGCGGCGCTGGATGTGGCACTGATCGGTTCAGCCGATGCACGCCACATTGACCAGCTCGCCACCCGCTTGAACGATATCTATGGCCAACCGCCGGTACTGACCCGCAAGGATGGCCAGCAGACCATTTCCGGTCCGCGTAACCTGCTGGATGCGGTGTTCTCCTTCGGTCGCAAGGGCCTGTCCATGCAGCGCTATAAAGGTCTTGGCGAGATGAATGCCGAGCAGCTGTGGGAAACCACGCTCGATCCGAATGTACGCTCGCTGTTGCAGGTTCGGGTCAATGACGCCACCGATGCCGATAGCCTGTTCTCCCGCCTTATGGGCGATGAGGTGGAACCGCGTCGCGATTTCATCCAGGAAAACGCCCTGAATGTCGCCAATCTGGACATTTGA
- a CDS encoding Smr/MutS family protein: protein MAGRDRISTEDRILWGKVARTTRPMAGRLEELTAFEDALTELEASKVLEPGLAAMRASLESSAAKPEPKKPSGLHHPLERPVKRKLSRGKLKLEARIDLHGLFQSEAHAILLEFLVRAHERGLRHVLIITGKGSSMGSEGALKRAVPLWFSKPEFRYLISSHEPAAHHHGGEGALYVRLARQGGERFGGDGQ, encoded by the coding sequence ATGGCGGGCAGGGACAGGATCAGTACGGAAGACCGGATTTTGTGGGGCAAGGTGGCGCGCACCACCCGACCCATGGCCGGTCGCCTGGAAGAGTTGACCGCCTTTGAAGACGCCTTGACGGAATTGGAAGCGTCAAAAGTGTTGGAACCCGGCCTTGCCGCCATGCGTGCCTCGCTCGAAAGTTCCGCCGCAAAGCCTGAGCCGAAGAAACCGTCCGGCCTCCACCATCCGTTGGAGCGTCCTGTCAAGCGCAAGCTGTCGCGCGGCAAGCTCAAGCTGGAAGCCCGCATCGACCTGCACGGACTGTTCCAGAGTGAGGCCCACGCCATCCTGTTGGAATTTCTGGTGCGCGCCCATGAGCGTGGACTTCGCCACGTCTTGATCATCACCGGCAAGGGCAGTTCGATGGGCAGCGAAGGCGCCTTGAAACGGGCGGTGCCGCTATGGTTTTCCAAGCCGGAGTTCCGTTACCTGATTTCTTCCCATGAGCCAGCGGCCCATCATCACGGCGGGGAGGGCGCGCTTTATGTCCGCTTGGCGCGCCAGGGCGGAGAGCGATTTGGCGGGGATGGACAATGA
- a CDS encoding Tim44/TimA family putative adaptor protein produces the protein MGSNDFVTLFFLVAAVLIFWQLRSVLGRRTGNEKPPKDPFAGRPDAASPAAEDARVVTLPRRDEADGEERQTAIDAYAPAGTPLNQQLRQVVEVDPSFVPKEFLNGARMAYEMIVTAFAAGDRKSLKDLLSREVYDGFDAAITEREQRGEVMKSTFVGIDKAEITSAEVRDQEVQITVRLVSQLISATYDSQGAVIEGDAESVGDVNDIWTFARDTRSRDPNWKLIATESDQ, from the coding sequence ATGGGTTCTAATGATTTTGTGACTCTCTTCTTTCTGGTGGCTGCGGTCCTGATTTTCTGGCAGCTGCGTAGCGTATTGGGACGTCGCACTGGCAATGAAAAGCCACCGAAAGATCCTTTCGCCGGACGCCCGGACGCTGCATCTCCAGCAGCGGAAGATGCGCGGGTCGTCACTTTACCGCGCCGTGACGAGGCCGATGGCGAGGAACGCCAGACGGCGATCGACGCCTATGCCCCGGCTGGCACCCCGCTGAACCAGCAATTGCGCCAGGTCGTAGAGGTTGATCCGAGCTTTGTGCCGAAGGAATTCCTCAACGGTGCGCGCATGGCCTACGAAATGATTGTCACGGCCTTTGCAGCTGGCGACAGGAAGAGTTTGAAGGATCTGCTGTCGCGTGAGGTCTATGACGGTTTCGATGCCGCAATCACCGAGCGCGAGCAGCGCGGCGAAGTGATGAAGTCCACTTTTGTCGGTATCGACAAGGCGGAAATCACCAGTGCCGAAGTCCGGGATCAGGAAGTCCAGATCACCGTACGGCTGGTCAGCCAGTTGATTTCCGCCACTTATGACAGTCAAGGCGCGGTGATCGAGGGCGACGCGGAATCGGTTGGCGATGTCAACGATATCTGGACCTTTGCCCGCGACACGCGCTCACGCGATCCGAACTGGAAGCTGATCGCCACCGAATCCGACCAATGA
- a CDS encoding nitroreductase family protein, with protein sequence MTSSNHRNATHDIHPIFLDRWSPRAFTGETMSKTELLTILEAAHWAPSAFNYQPWRFVYALKGDEHFDALLGALIEFNQGWAKNASALVFVISDTLSRSPDGSAPKPSRSHSFDAGAAWGYLALQAIHSGFHAHGMTGVDFDKAANVLGVPADFHIEAAVAIGKLGDKSILPEGLQAKEVPNDRKPLESVVFEGKFKA encoded by the coding sequence ATGACAAGCAGCAATCATCGTAACGCCACCCATGACATTCACCCGATCTTCCTGGATCGCTGGTCGCCCCGCGCCTTCACCGGCGAGACCATGAGCAAAACCGAATTGCTGACCATTCTTGAAGCGGCTCATTGGGCGCCCTCGGCTTTTAACTACCAGCCTTGGCGCTTCGTCTATGCCTTGAAGGGCGATGAACATTTCGATGCCCTGCTGGGTGCCCTGATCGAATTCAACCAAGGCTGGGCCAAGAATGCCTCCGCTCTGGTTTTCGTCATTTCCGATACGCTGAGCCGCTCGCCCGACGGCTCCGCGCCGAAGCCTTCGCGCAGCCACAGCTTCGATGCCGGTGCTGCCTGGGGTTATCTGGCACTTCAGGCTATCCATTCCGGCTTCCATGCCCATGGCATGACCGGCGTAGATTTCGATAAGGCTGCCAACGTGCTTGGTGTTCCCGCCGATTTCCATATTGAAGCCGCCGTCGCCATTGGCAAGCTGGGGGACAAATCGATCCTGCCGGAAGGCTTGCAGGCAAAGGAAGTCCCCAATGACCGCAAACCACTGGAATCCGTGGTTTTTGAGGGTAAATTCAAGGCCTGA
- a CDS encoding helix-turn-helix domain-containing protein: MTPFGDAVRGLRERKGVSQKDMAKAIGVTPAYLSALEHGRRGKPSFDLLQRIAGYFNIIWDEADDLFAIAGLSHPRVTLDTAGLPAAHTAFANRLAGMIRTLSPDVIEDLNALLSRSERDRQNPGNPVEAC, translated from the coding sequence ATGACCCCCTTCGGCGATGCGGTGCGCGGGCTTCGGGAGCGCAAGGGAGTGAGCCAGAAGGACATGGCCAAGGCGATTGGTGTGACACCGGCCTATCTGTCGGCGCTCGAACACGGACGGCGCGGCAAGCCGAGTTTCGACCTCTTGCAACGCATCGCCGGCTATTTCAACATCATCTGGGATGAGGCCGATGACCTGTTTGCAATAGCGGGCCTTTCCCATCCTCGGGTGACGCTGGATACCGCTGGTCTGCCTGCCGCCCATACTGCTTTTGCCAACCGGCTTGCAGGGATGATTCGCACCTTGTCGCCCGATGTGATAGAAGATCTCAACGCACTCCTGAGCAGAAGCGAGCGGGACCGTCAAAACCCTGGAAATCCCGTGGAAGCCTGCTGA
- a CDS encoding DUF2852 domain-containing protein, with product MNQSALLRPGWRPATIAMMVLGFVIFWPLGLAMLAYILWGDRFRTSKRNANEAMDAMFSKCCGSRRSRNRNRFSASSGNLAFDEWRVTELERIEQERRKLEEMREEFEAYVLELQRAKDQDEFNRFMNQRNASRRDDRGSDVQTFTPD from the coding sequence ATGAACCAATCAGCATTGCTGCGTCCGGGCTGGAGGCCTGCGACGATTGCCATGATGGTGCTCGGCTTCGTGATCTTCTGGCCGCTTGGCCTTGCCATGCTTGCCTATATTTTATGGGGCGATCGCTTCCGCACATCGAAACGCAACGCAAATGAGGCTATGGACGCCATGTTTTCAAAATGCTGCGGCAGCCGCCGGTCACGTAATCGCAACCGCTTTAGCGCCTCTAGTGGCAATCTCGCCTTCGACGAATGGCGTGTCACCGAGCTGGAGCGTATCGAGCAGGAACGTCGCAAGCTTGAAGAAATGCGTGAAGAATTCGAGGCCTATGTCCTGGAATTGCAGCGCGCCAAGGATCAGGATGAATTCAACCGCTTCATGAACCAGCGCAATGCCAGCCGCCGCGATGACCGCGGCAGCGATGTCCAGACTTTCACTCCGGACTGA
- the dnaQ gene encoding DNA polymerase III subunit epsilon, translating into MREIVFDTETTGLESKLDRVIEIGGIELFNHFPTGRSFHVYINPADRAIHPDALAVHGITPEFLKDKPVFADIVEDLVAFFDGAKWVAHNATFDMGFINAEFERLGRPLVGPEHVIDTLSLARRKHPMGPNSLDALCRRYGIDNSHRTKHGALLDSELLAEVYIEMLGGRQATFGLEQSGNSDKRSRTQDSNVTVEIAARPKTLASRLTEAEQERHAALVKRLGQKAIWAHYNQGE; encoded by the coding sequence ATGCGGGAAATCGTTTTCGATACGGAAACCACCGGACTGGAAAGCAAGCTGGACCGGGTGATTGAAATCGGTGGCATCGAATTGTTCAATCATTTCCCGACCGGTCGCAGTTTTCACGTCTATATCAATCCTGCCGACCGGGCCATTCACCCGGATGCCTTGGCGGTTCACGGCATTACACCTGAGTTTTTGAAGGACAAGCCGGTCTTCGCCGATATCGTCGAGGATCTGGTCGCTTTTTTCGATGGCGCAAAATGGGTGGCGCATAATGCCACATTCGACATGGGATTTATCAATGCCGAGTTTGAGCGGTTGGGTCGTCCGCTGGTCGGGCCGGAGCATGTCATCGATACCCTGTCTCTGGCGCGGCGCAAACACCCGATGGGTCCAAACTCGCTCGATGCACTTTGCCGACGCTATGGTATCGACAATTCTCATCGCACCAAGCATGGCGCCTTGCTCGATTCCGAACTTCTGGCTGAAGTCTATATCGAAATGCTGGGCGGCCGCCAGGCGACCTTCGGTCTTGAGCAGTCTGGAAACAGCGACAAGCGATCCCGCACTCAGGATAGCAATGTGACGGTGGAGATTGCCGCCCGTCCGAAAACACTGGCGTCGCGTCTAACCGAGGCCGAACAGGAGCGCCATGCAGCCCTGGTCAAGCGGCTCGGCCAGAAAGCGATCTGGGCGCATTACAATCAAGGCGAATAA
- the secB gene encoding protein-export chaperone SecB — MANENSNGAESPSLNILAQYIKDLSFENPGAPRSLQARDKAPSININVNVNANPLSDNDFDVVLSLTAEARDDDKVVFAAELVYGGVFRITGFPQEHMLPVLFIECPRLLFPFARQIIADATRNGGFPPLMIDPIDFAQMFAQRFAEEQGRVN; from the coding sequence ATGGCCAATGAAAACAGCAATGGGGCGGAGAGCCCGTCCCTGAATATCCTTGCACAATATATCAAGGATCTGTCCTTCGAAAATCCGGGTGCGCCGCGCTCGCTCCAGGCCCGGGACAAGGCCCCTTCGATCAATATCAACGTCAATGTCAACGCCAACCCGCTGTCGGATAATGATTTCGACGTGGTCCTGTCGCTGACCGCCGAAGCGCGTGATGACGATAAAGTGGTTTTTGCAGCCGAACTGGTTTATGGCGGCGTCTTCCGCATCACCGGGTTCCCACAGGAACATATGCTACCGGTGCTGTTCATCGAATGCCCACGCCTGCTCTTCCCGTTTGCGCGCCAGATCATCGCCGATGCCACGCGCAATGGCGGTTTCCCGCCGCTGATGATCGATCCGATCGATTTTGCGCAGATGTTTGCACAGCGCTTTGCCGAAGAGCAGGGTCGGGTCAACTGA